GCCACCTTCTGCATCCAGAAGCCCGTGAGGGACACCGCCTGTCCCGCGAAGAACAGCCGGTAGTTGCGGGAACCCAGGGCACGAAAGAGCGAGGTCGCGTCGTCCTGCCCCACCGGCGGGACGGTTTCGGGGGTTTCCGGGGCGGAAGAAGATGGATGATCCGACGGCATGAGGTTCCTCCTTGCGGGGCACTTCCTGCTAGGATACTCCCAGATAGGAGGATCGCAGGGCCGCAGGATGCCCTGCCTTCCGAGGAGGTGCGCGATGGAACGGACGAAGACGGAAGACCGAATCCGACGCTGTTCCCAGAACGCGGAGCGGCTGGTGGCTTCCCTGTCCACCCTGGCGGATCGGATCGACGCGGCCCGCCGGGGGGGCAACGCGGAACTCCTGGAGCACTACCAGAAGGAGTTCGACCAGGCCTCCCTGAAGTTCATGGGAAACGTGGAGGCCATCCTGGACGACTACTATGTCCTCAAGGGAAAGAAGCGCTCCCGTCTGGCCAACGAGCCCCTGGACCGGGACGAGCTGGTGCGTCTCCAGCGGACCGTGCAGACCCTGGTGCTCTCCGCCCCGGCGGCGGTCCCTTCGGGGGCCCTGGACGTGGTGGCCGCAGACACGGAGGAGATCCTTCGGGAACCTCCCTTTGCCCCTCCTCTCGTCAAGCCCGGCAAGGGGCCCAAGGTGGATCTGAGAGGGTAGCCGGTCAGCTCAGGCCGATGGCCGCAGACCCCAGCGCCACCAGGACGATGCCTCCCCATTGATAGGGACGCAGCCGGTCTCCCAGGAAGAGGGTGGCCACCAGGGCGGTGAGGAGGGGGCTCGCGGCGGTGATGGGGGTCACCAGGGAGGCGGGGGCCAGGGTCAGGGCCAGGGCGAAGGCGAAGCCCCCCAAGGCCAGCCCCGCCGCTCCCGCCCCTGCCAGGGCCGCCCAGGAGCGCAGGGGAACCCGGCGGATCTGCCCCCGCAGGTCCGGCCGTCCCCGGGTCTGGAGGAGCCAGATGCTCCACGCCAGCACCACCAGCAGGGAGGAGCGCCAGAAGTTCACCCCCAGGGGGGTGAAGCCCCCTGTCGTGACCAGCCATTTGGTGAGGGGGATGCTCAGGCCCCAGCAGAGGGCCGCCGCCAGGGCACAGAGGTAGCCCCTCAGGGGAAGCCTCCGGTGAACCTCCGATTCCCGGGGCTCCAGGCGCAGCAGCACCAGCCCCGCCACGATGATCCCCGTGGCCGCAAGGGCCAGGAGGGACGGCCGTTCCCCCAGCCACAGCACGGAGATCAGGGTCACCACCAGGGGGTAGGAACTGGAGACGGCCACCGCACGACTCACCCCGATCTGCCGGATCGCCGCGAAGTAGAGCACGTCCCCCAGGATGTTCCCCAGGAGCACGTTGGCGAAGAGGGGCAGGCCCACCCGGCCTGGGGCGGGGGGGATGAGGCTTCCCGGGTCCAGGGCAAACAGCAGGATCGCGGAGGCCCCCCAGAACCCCAGGGAGCGGACGGGGTTGACCTCGTCCGGGGCGACGCCCACCATGCCCAGACGCAACAGAAGCGGCGACGCGGCCCACAGCCCCGCCGTCCCCAGACTCAGGACCAGCCCCCAGAACCCCATGGATCCTTCCCCTTCCCCGATGCGGACAATGGAACCAGAATAGGCCCTTCTCCCGTACAGGTCAAAGGACAATCCGGTTCGATCCATACTTTTGAAAGATTCTGTCCCCCGATCGCTTCTCCCTTGTGTTAATCTGTGCGGGTCCCGCTTTCCCCTTGGGGGGCGGAAACCGCGGGTGGGACGCAGATAGGACGAAGGAGTGACGGAACATGGACGGAACGATGCCTTCCCTGAAGGTCTCCCTGGGGCGGGGGTGGCGGTTGGGGCTGGACACCACCTGGATGCTGGTGAAGATCACCCTGCCGGTGTACGTGGCGGTGTCCCTCCTGGGGGCCACCCCGGTTCTGGGGTGGGTGGCCCGGGCCTGCGAGCCTCTCATGGACCTCTTCGGCCTTCCCGGAGAGGCCGCCATGGTGCTGGTGGTGGGCAACGCCCTGAACCTCTACGCCGCCATCGGGGCCATGAAGGCCCTCTCCCTGACCCACGCCCAGGTGACCATCCTGGCGCTGATGCTCTCCTTCTCCCACAACCTCTTCGTGGAGACCGCCCTGTGCCGCAAGCTGGGGCTCTCCATCCCCCTGGTGGTGGGGGTGCGCCTCCTGATGGCCGTCGCGGCGGGGTTGTCCCTGCGGGCCCTCCTGGGGGCGGCGTGATGGATCTGCTGCTTCGGGTGGCCTGGGGGGGGTTGCGCTCCGTGGTCACCCTGGGGGTCATCGTCATTCCCCTCATGGTGCTGATGCAGCTGGCCCGGGATTACCGGGTCCTGGAACGGCTCCTGGGGCTCTTCTCCCCCTTCGCCCGGCTGCTGGGGATCTCCCGGCGGGCGAGCCTGCCCCTGGTGGTGGGGCTGGCCTTCGGGCTGGCCTACGGGGCGGGGGTGATCGTCCAGGCCTCCCGGGAGGGGGGGCTCTCCCTGAAGGATCGGTTTCTGCTGGTGCTCTTCCTGGTGGGGTGCCACGCGGTGGTGGAGGACACCCTGGTGTTCGTGGCGGTGGGGGCCAACGGGTGGGTGCTCCTGCTCTCCCGTCTGGGAGCGGCGGTGGGGCTCACCGCCCTGGCGGCCCGGTGCCTTCCTGACGGGGTCTTTCGGGAGGGGGAACCCCTGGGGGGAGCCTGAAGCGGCAGCTCGTCGTCCCGTGACAGGGGTTGCCCTCTGCACCTATAATTGGGCAAAGGGATCCTCGTATCCGCCTAGGGGGTGGGGTTCGTGTCCGACCGTCCTGTCCAACCTTCCGATCTCCTGACGTTGCTCGAAGACGCGGTGGTGGGGGTCTTCCGTTCCACCCCCGAGGGTGCCTTCCTGTGGCTCAACGCAGCCCTGGCCCGGCTGTTCGGCTTCGAGTCCGTGGAGTCCTTCATGGAGGCCCGGGGGGAGGACGCCCGGGTCCTCTACGGGGATCCCCGGGATCGGGAGCAGATGCTGAAGGCCATGGGGAAGCAGGACCGGCTGCTCCAGTTCGAGATGGACATGCGGCGCCGGGACGGTTCCGCCATGGTGGTGCGCCTCTCCTGCCGCCTGGTGCGGGACGAACGAGGAGAGCCCCGCTTTCTGGAGGGCTTCGCGGAGGACGTGACGGCCCAGCGGCGCATGAAGGAGGAGCTGGAGTCCCGAACCCGGGAGATGGAAGCCATCCTCCGGGCCCTTCCCGACGCCATGCTGGTGGTGGACCCCCGAGGGAAGCTCCTGGCGGCCCGCCCCGGGGCCCAGATGCCCCTGCCCGGGGAGGGCCCCCTGGAGGATCGCCCCCTGGAGGAGGTCTTTCCCCGGGAGCTGGCCGAACCCATCCGGGAGACGGTGGAGCGGGTCCTGGATCAGGGGGGGCGGCACCTCTTCGAGGGAGCCTGGGAGTCCAGGGGGCAGTCGGTGCATCAGGAGGGGCTCTGCTGCCCCCTGGACGGAAACCGGGTGCTCTGCCTGCTTCGGGACGTCTCCTCCACCCGCCGCGTGGCCTCCTCCCTGGGCATCGCCCAGGGAATCATCGCCCTGGCCCGGGAGGGCATCCTGGTGTGCGACGCCCGGGGGTTCATCGAACAGGTGAACCCGGCCTTCGAGGCCATCACGGGGTACACCTCCGCCGAGGCGGTGGGGAAGACCCCGCGGATCCTCCGGTCGGAGCGCCATGACGAGGATTTCTACCGGGGCTTCTGGGATGCCCTCCGCCGGGAGGGGACCTGGGGAGGGGAGATCTGGAACCGCCGGAAGAACGGGGAGATCTACCCCCAGTGGCTGGCGGTGGCGGCCCTCCAGGACGAGGGGACCGGGACGGTGCGCTACGTGGGGGTGTTCAGCGACCTGACGGAGCTGAAGACCAAGGACGCCCAGATCCTCCACCAGGCCTACTACGACAAGCTCACGGGGCTGGCGAACCGCCACCTCCTCCAGGATCGCCTTCGGGTGGAGCTGCGGGCCTGCGCCCGGGAGAACCGTCGGCTGGGGCTGCTCTTCCTCGACCTGGACCGGTTCAAGATCCTCAACAGCACCCTGGGCTACCTCATGGGGGACCAGGTGCTGGTGGAGACGGGGCAGCGTCTTTCCGCCGCCGTGGGGGACCAGGCCACGGTGTCCCGCACCGGGGAGGACGGTTTCGCGGTGCTCCTGCCGGACCTGGAAAGCCCCGGACATGCGGGGGGAGAGGCCCGGCGGATTCTGGAGGCCCTCCAGGTCCCCTTCTCGGGCCCCGAAGGGCCGGTGTACGTCACCGCCAGCCTGGGCATCGCGGTGTTCCCCGAGGACGGGGAAGAGTCGGACATGTTGATCCGCAAGGCCGACGGGGCCCTCTACCGGGCCAAGGCCCGGGGGGGCAACGGCTACTCCTTCGCCTCCGAGGACCTGGACCGGGA
The sequence above is drawn from the Aminomonas paucivorans DSM 12260 genome and encodes:
- a CDS encoding DMT family transporter, which produces MGFWGLVLSLGTAGLWAASPLLLRLGMVGVAPDEVNPVRSLGFWGASAILLFALDPGSLIPPAPGRVGLPLFANVLLGNILGDVLYFAAIRQIGVSRAVAVSSSYPLVVTLISVLWLGERPSLLALAATGIIVAGLVLLRLEPRESEVHRRLPLRGYLCALAAALCWGLSIPLTKWLVTTGGFTPLGVNFWRSSLLVVLAWSIWLLQTRGRPDLRGQIRRVPLRSWAALAGAGAAGLALGGFAFALALTLAPASLVTPITAASPLLTALVATLFLGDRLRPYQWGGIVLVALGSAAIGLS
- a CDS encoding nucleoside recognition domain-containing protein, whose protein sequence is MDGTMPSLKVSLGRGWRLGLDTTWMLVKITLPVYVAVSLLGATPVLGWVARACEPLMDLFGLPGEAAMVLVVGNALNLYAAIGAMKALSLTHAQVTILALMLSFSHNLFVETALCRKLGLSIPLVVGVRLLMAVAAGLSLRALLGAA
- a CDS encoding nucleoside recognition domain-containing protein, which produces MDLLLRVAWGGLRSVVTLGVIVIPLMVLMQLARDYRVLERLLGLFSPFARLLGISRRASLPLVVGLAFGLAYGAGVIVQASREGGLSLKDRFLLVLFLVGCHAVVEDTLVFVAVGANGWVLLLSRLGAAVGLTALAARCLPDGVFREGEPLGGA
- a CDS encoding sensor domain-containing protein; translation: MSDRPVQPSDLLTLLEDAVVGVFRSTPEGAFLWLNAALARLFGFESVESFMEARGEDARVLYGDPRDREQMLKAMGKQDRLLQFEMDMRRRDGSAMVVRLSCRLVRDERGEPRFLEGFAEDVTAQRRMKEELESRTREMEAILRALPDAMLVVDPRGKLLAARPGAQMPLPGEGPLEDRPLEEVFPRELAEPIRETVERVLDQGGRHLFEGAWESRGQSVHQEGLCCPLDGNRVLCLLRDVSSTRRVASSLGIAQGIIALAREGILVCDARGFIEQVNPAFEAITGYTSAEAVGKTPRILRSERHDEDFYRGFWDALRREGTWGGEIWNRRKNGEIYPQWLAVAALQDEGTGTVRYVGVFSDLTELKTKDAQILHQAYYDKLTGLANRHLLQDRLRVELRACARENRRLGLLFLDLDRFKILNSTLGYLMGDQVLVETGQRLSAAVGDQATVSRTGEDGFAVLLPDLESPGHAGGEARRILEALQVPFSGPEGPVYVTASLGIAVFPEDGEESDMLIRKADGALYRAKARGGNGYSFASEDLDRDFARRMNLEVGLRKALEEDQLLLYYQPILELREGRLVGLEALLRWSEAPGRFVPPDEFIPLAEEIGLIQPLGAWVFRNALKQLRSWEDKGFRDFTLCVNVSPLQIRDPHFPESLEEALRETGANPKRLVLEITEQCLLGERAPLRELFLRLHRLGIRVYIDDFGTGYSSLSYLKDFALDGLKVDRSFLQGVPENQRNRSLVEAMLAMARGLGLESVVEGVEEEGQMDLLRRLGYPQVQGFLFSRPLPAESLESLLQKGRIPLPGRA